A single genomic interval of Oceanithermus profundus DSM 14977 harbors:
- a CDS encoding ABC transporter ATP-binding protein encodes MSPWGVSLLALLLVLQGTLPVAAIAISRRVVDGLVEGGPDPLLWVGAWAGVQLLGGLLGPFDRMLRGELADRFTAAVNLRLIKKSGELAGLGVLEDPAYHDDLEVLRQGARSYPLNLIVNLVFLTRDAVTLGALALLLGAYAPWMPLVLLAAALPLARSLVAQREASYRAVVGASPDARAMNYHGRVALGLEHAAEVRLWNLTDWLADRYRRRFGRVFARMQRVRREALWRSLAPLALFYLAAGLSLGWTVQAAAAGALSVGVVVLVLQGIARLQASAQGAVESLGYLFERSLFFGHLFRFLEAAPRVRPPARPRPVPERPEIAFEDVGFVYPGGRRALEGVSFRVPYGQTVALVGENGAGKTTLIKLLLRFYDPSEGRILVGGVDLRELDLAAWRREVGAVFQRFGRYAFTLGENVGLADLARLDDAEALEAALRNAGLGEVLGRLPQGLDTPLGRAFGGRELSGGEWQRLAIARALFREAEVLVLDEPTAALDARAEHRIFSDFVRLARGRTALLVTHRLASVREADRILVLKAGRLVEDGTHDELLAKSGEYAELWRLQAERYKDAGVG; translated from the coding sequence GTGAGCCCGTGGGGTGTGAGCCTGCTGGCGCTGCTGCTGGTGCTCCAGGGGACGCTGCCGGTGGCGGCCATCGCCATCAGCCGGCGGGTGGTGGACGGGTTGGTGGAGGGCGGCCCCGACCCGCTCCTCTGGGTCGGCGCCTGGGCGGGGGTGCAGCTTTTGGGCGGGCTGCTCGGCCCCTTCGACCGCATGCTGCGCGGCGAGCTGGCCGACCGCTTCACCGCCGCCGTCAACCTGCGCCTCATCAAGAAATCCGGTGAGCTCGCGGGCCTGGGCGTCCTCGAGGACCCGGCCTACCACGACGACCTCGAGGTCCTGCGCCAGGGCGCGCGCAGCTACCCGCTCAACCTGATCGTCAACCTGGTCTTCCTCACCCGCGACGCGGTCACGCTGGGGGCGCTGGCGCTGCTGCTCGGGGCCTACGCGCCGTGGATGCCGCTCGTGCTGCTGGCGGCGGCGCTGCCGCTGGCGCGCTCGCTGGTGGCCCAGCGCGAGGCCAGCTACCGCGCGGTGGTCGGCGCGAGCCCCGACGCTCGGGCGATGAACTACCACGGGCGGGTGGCCCTGGGGCTCGAGCACGCCGCCGAGGTGCGGTTATGGAACCTCACGGACTGGCTGGCGGACCGCTACCGCCGGCGCTTCGGGCGCGTCTTCGCGCGCATGCAGCGGGTGCGCCGCGAGGCGCTCTGGCGTTCGCTGGCCCCGCTCGCGCTCTTCTACCTGGCCGCCGGGCTCTCGCTCGGATGGACGGTGCAGGCGGCGGCCGCCGGCGCGCTCAGCGTGGGCGTGGTGGTGCTGGTGCTCCAGGGCATCGCCCGCCTGCAGGCCAGCGCCCAGGGGGCGGTCGAGTCGCTGGGCTACCTCTTCGAGCGCTCGCTCTTCTTCGGCCACCTCTTCCGCTTCCTCGAGGCCGCGCCGCGGGTGCGGCCGCCCGCCCGCCCCCGGCCCGTGCCCGAGCGGCCGGAGATCGCCTTCGAAGACGTCGGCTTCGTCTACCCGGGCGGCCGGCGGGCGCTCGAGGGCGTGAGCTTTCGCGTCCCCTACGGCCAGACCGTGGCCCTGGTGGGCGAGAACGGCGCCGGCAAGACCACGCTGATCAAGCTGCTGTTGCGCTTCTACGACCCCAGCGAGGGCCGGATCCTGGTCGGCGGTGTGGACCTGCGCGAGCTCGACCTGGCGGCGTGGCGCCGGGAGGTGGGTGCGGTCTTTCAGCGCTTCGGCCGCTACGCCTTCACTTTGGGCGAGAACGTGGGCCTGGCGGACCTGGCGCGGCTGGACGACGCGGAGGCGCTAGAAGCGGCGCTGCGGAATGCAGGGCTCGGGGAGGTGCTGGGCCGGCTGCCCCAGGGTCTGGATACGCCGCTAGGCCGCGCCTTCGGCGGCCGCGAGCTTTCGGGCGGCGAGTGGCAGCGGCTGGCCATCGCCCGGGCGCTCTTTCGCGAGGCGGAGGTGCTGGTCCTCGACGAGCCCACCGCCGCCCTCGACGCCCGCGCCGAGCACCGCATCTTTTCGGACTTCGTCCGTCTGGCCCGCGGCCGCACGGCGCTGCTCGTCACCCACCGCCTGGCCTCGGTGCGCGAGGCCGACCGGATCCTGGTGCTCAAGGCCGGCCGCCTGGTCGAAGACGGGACGCACGACGAGCTGCTGGCCAAGAGCGGCGAGTACGCCGAGCTGTGGCGGTTGCAGGCGGAGCGCTACAAAGACGCCGGCGTCGGGTGA
- the rny gene encoding ribonuclease Y produces METIVIVVLTALLAGGAALLIGRRSGGGAGGAPLIEEIEKLRQTAEEERSRLEAERRRLVEETQREVEQLRQSAREEAARLSEQARRELEEARAEARQLRERAEAEADRLRAKLEAEMKERLAEERQRLEADLARDRERIERDLEAIRREREELKRQDERLARRGEQLDARAARLDELEEKLNAEERQLVQRAEALDRREREIELKLEEIAGLTREEARRQLLARLDEELEEEKAIHVKAAMERARMEAKKQAAHLIAQAVQRQASETAAQLAVSVVPIPSDAMKGRIIGREGRNIRTFESLTGVDLIIDDTPEAVILSSFNPVRREIAKMALEQLVTDGRIHPSRIEEVVEKAKEEMKHYLYERGEEAALEAGVVGLKPGLVQLLGRLHFRSSYGQNVLKHSIQVAHLSGILAAELGLDVNLARRAGLMHDIGKSVDREIEGTHVDIGIALAKRFGEPPEVLDAIAHHHDPENAETTYAVLVAAADAISAARPGARRESMEDYIKRLEQLEQIATSFPGVEQAFAVQAGREVRVLVKPGKVNDAKATLLAREIAQRIERDMDYPGQVQVTVVRETRAVDYAK; encoded by the coding sequence ATGGAAACCATCGTCATCGTTGTCCTCACCGCCCTCCTCGCCGGCGGCGCCGCCCTGCTGATCGGCCGCCGCAGCGGCGGCGGCGCCGGGGGCGCGCCGCTGATCGAAGAGATCGAGAAACTGCGCCAGACCGCCGAGGAGGAGCGCAGCCGGCTCGAGGCCGAGCGCCGCCGCCTCGTCGAGGAGACCCAGCGCGAGGTCGAGCAACTGCGCCAGAGCGCCCGCGAAGAGGCCGCCCGCCTCAGCGAGCAGGCCCGCCGCGAGCTGGAAGAGGCCCGCGCCGAGGCGCGGCAGCTGCGCGAACGCGCCGAGGCCGAGGCCGACCGCCTGCGCGCCAAGCTCGAGGCCGAGATGAAGGAGCGCCTGGCCGAGGAACGCCAGCGCCTCGAGGCCGACCTGGCGCGCGACCGCGAGCGCATCGAGCGCGACCTCGAGGCCATCCGCCGCGAGCGCGAGGAGCTGAAGCGCCAGGACGAGCGCCTGGCCCGCCGCGGCGAGCAGCTGGACGCCCGCGCGGCGCGGCTGGACGAGCTGGAGGAGAAGCTGAACGCCGAGGAACGGCAGCTGGTGCAGCGCGCCGAGGCGCTGGACCGGCGCGAGCGCGAGATCGAGCTCAAGCTCGAGGAGATCGCCGGCCTCACCCGCGAGGAGGCGCGCCGGCAGCTGCTGGCCCGGCTCGACGAGGAGCTGGAGGAGGAGAAGGCCATCCACGTCAAGGCGGCGATGGAGCGGGCCCGCATGGAGGCCAAGAAGCAGGCCGCCCACCTGATCGCCCAGGCGGTCCAGCGCCAGGCCTCGGAGACGGCCGCGCAGCTGGCGGTGAGCGTGGTGCCCATCCCCTCCGACGCCATGAAGGGCCGCATCATCGGCCGCGAGGGGCGCAACATCCGCACCTTCGAGTCGCTGACCGGCGTCGACCTGATCATCGACGACACCCCCGAGGCGGTCATCCTCAGCTCCTTCAACCCGGTGCGCCGCGAGATCGCCAAGATGGCGCTCGAGCAGCTGGTCACCGACGGCCGCATCCACCCCAGCCGCATCGAGGAGGTGGTGGAGAAGGCCAAGGAGGAGATGAAGCACTACCTCTACGAGCGCGGCGAGGAGGCGGCACTCGAGGCCGGCGTGGTGGGGCTCAAACCCGGCCTGGTCCAGCTCCTCGGCCGGCTGCACTTCCGCAGCAGCTACGGCCAGAACGTGCTTAAGCACTCGATCCAGGTGGCCCACCTCTCGGGCATCCTGGCCGCCGAGCTGGGCCTCGACGTCAACCTGGCCCGCCGCGCCGGCCTGATGCATGACATCGGCAAGAGCGTGGACCGCGAGATCGAGGGCACCCACGTGGACATCGGCATCGCCCTGGCCAAGCGCTTCGGCGAGCCGCCCGAGGTGCTCGACGCCATCGCCCACCACCACGACCCCGAGAACGCCGAGACCACCTACGCCGTGCTGGTGGCCGCCGCCGACGCCATCAGCGCCGCCCGCCCGGGCGCCCGCCGCGAAAGCATGGAGGACTACATCAAGCGGCTGGAGCAGCTCGAGCAGATCGCCACCAGCTTCCCCGGCGTGGAGCAGGCCTTCGCCGTCCAGGCCGGCCGCGAGGTGCGGGTGCTGGTCAAGCCCGGCAAGGTGAACGACGCCAAGGCCACCCTGCTGGCCCGCGAGATCGCCCAGCGCATCGAGCGCGACATGGACTACCCGGGTCAGGTGCAGGTGACCGTGGTGCGGGAGACCCGGGCGGTGGACTACGCCAAATAG